One region of Syntrophobacter fumaroxidans MPOB genomic DNA includes:
- a CDS encoding protein-L-isoaspartate O-methyltransferase family protein: MIHGKTMRVFVVFAGICLAVAGVFVSAFAFSPDDRAIARGAPGAAGPSPGGVERDNAAEPGQAGAVTPGQGIAAERKPAGTLTPGQGNVVAPSPPVAGAPGQGNPVEPPPAKTVTPAPAASRGVPDLDPPVDSLQKFVSYMKEKRGEEEKYLKQRFERGVAMIHNKDLKTEREVKAYLLTPREFFCRKWNLGRAYDHAFLDIHYGVTISGPHLVGRMTSALDLKPGEKVLEIGTGSGYQAAMLAYLTDRVYTVEIIEPLAQETDRLYTGLVAAGYPEYAGIGRKADDGYYGWEEHAPFDKIIVTCGIDHIPPPLLKQLKTGGVMVIPVGPPGAQVVLKVTKNRDADGNIAIVREDIYQGRKKEAFVPFTKKGGGTHFK, from the coding sequence ATGATCCACGGGAAAACCATGCGCGTGTTCGTTGTGTTTGCGGGAATCTGTCTTGCCGTTGCGGGCGTTTTCGTCTCCGCTTTCGCCTTCTCGCCGGACGACCGGGCAATCGCGCGGGGAGCGCCAGGCGCTGCTGGCCCAAGTCCCGGCGGCGTGGAACGGGACAATGCCGCGGAGCCGGGCCAGGCCGGGGCCGTCACGCCGGGACAGGGTATTGCCGCGGAGCGGAAGCCCGCCGGGACCCTTACCCCCGGGCAGGGCAATGTCGTTGCGCCGAGCCCGCCCGTCGCAGGCGCTCCGGGACAGGGCAATCCGGTGGAGCCGCCCCCCGCCAAGACCGTCACCCCGGCCCCGGCCGCCTCCCGAGGGGTGCCCGATCTCGATCCTCCGGTCGATTCCCTTCAGAAGTTCGTGAGCTATATGAAAGAAAAGCGGGGCGAGGAGGAAAAATACTTGAAGCAGCGCTTCGAGCGGGGAGTGGCGATGATCCACAACAAGGATCTGAAGACCGAAAGGGAGGTCAAGGCCTACCTGCTGACCCCGCGGGAATTTTTCTGCAGGAAATGGAATCTCGGCCGCGCCTACGATCACGCGTTTCTCGACATTCACTACGGCGTGACCATCTCCGGTCCGCACCTCGTCGGGCGCATGACTTCCGCCCTGGACCTCAAGCCCGGCGAAAAGGTGCTCGAAATCGGAACGGGATCGGGTTACCAGGCGGCGATGCTGGCCTATCTCACCGACCGGGTCTACACGGTGGAAATCATCGAGCCCCTGGCCCAGGAGACGGATCGGCTCTACACCGGGCTCGTCGCCGCCGGATACCCGGAGTACGCCGGCATCGGGCGCAAGGCCGATGACGGATACTACGGATGGGAGGAGCACGCGCCCTTCGACAAGATCATCGTGACCTGCGGCATCGACCACATCCCGCCGCCTCTGCTCAAGCAGCTCAAGACCGGCGGAGTCATGGTCATCCCCGTGGGACCGCCGGGGGCCCAGGTGGTCCTCAAGGTCACCAAGAACCGGGACGCCGACGGGAACATCGCCATCGTCCGGGAAGACATCTACCAGGGGCGCAAGAAGGAAGCCTTCGTCCCGTTCACCAAGAAGGGGGGCGGCACGCACTTCAAATGA
- a CDS encoding polysaccharide biosynthesis/export family protein: MRLTRSLLAILAVCMWISGCGGATWENRVVSGSTGPVWEIRSARSSRAVQSVPQQALTEVDPQARQIRLQEQLLKQAALAGGGDFKDYRVGPEDLLQVGFLDAEKLSSEVRVDGEGRIRLLLVGDVEVSGLTPVEIARKLTRLYREGDYLRNPQIAVAVKEYRHQKVAVTGAVNKPDHYALIGPRTLLEVLGMAGGLSEKAGESVHVIRPRDGASASSAESLEPSASSGTQTVVVDLNRLLLKGATELNVPVRNGDVVFVPFAQTAFVLGAVTKPGGVLLQDNMTVTKAISQTGGLHIVLSSYHATILRVDEDGRRSTLPVDLGRITGGKQEDVALKANDIVYVHESPTRRFLFDIKMFLPGSVGLNPAAL; encoded by the coding sequence ATGAGGTTGACGCGCAGTCTTTTGGCGATCCTGGCCGTCTGCATGTGGATATCGGGCTGCGGCGGGGCCACGTGGGAGAACCGCGTGGTGTCCGGCAGCACCGGGCCCGTGTGGGAAATCCGGTCCGCCCGGTCTTCGCGGGCCGTTCAGTCCGTGCCGCAGCAGGCCCTGACCGAGGTGGACCCCCAGGCCAGACAGATCCGGCTCCAGGAACAGCTGTTGAAGCAGGCCGCCCTGGCGGGCGGAGGCGACTTCAAGGATTACCGGGTGGGCCCGGAGGATTTGTTGCAGGTCGGTTTCCTCGATGCGGAGAAGCTCAGCTCGGAGGTCCGGGTGGACGGCGAGGGCAGGATCCGGCTGCTGCTGGTCGGTGACGTGGAGGTGAGCGGTCTGACGCCCGTGGAGATCGCGAGGAAGCTCACGCGGCTCTACCGGGAGGGCGACTACCTGCGCAATCCCCAGATCGCGGTGGCCGTCAAGGAATACCGGCATCAGAAGGTCGCCGTGACGGGAGCGGTGAACAAGCCCGATCACTACGCGCTCATCGGCCCGCGCACGCTCCTGGAAGTGCTGGGCATGGCCGGGGGGCTGTCGGAAAAGGCCGGCGAGTCGGTTCACGTCATACGCCCCCGGGACGGCGCTTCGGCGTCTTCGGCCGAATCGCTCGAACCGTCCGCATCTTCGGGGACGCAGACCGTCGTCGTGGATCTCAACCGGTTGCTGCTCAAGGGCGCCACCGAGTTGAACGTCCCCGTCAGGAACGGAGACGTCGTTTTCGTGCCGTTCGCCCAGACGGCTTTCGTCCTGGGGGCCGTCACCAAGCCGGGAGGCGTGCTTTTGCAGGACAACATGACGGTGACCAAGGCCATTTCCCAGACGGGGGGCCTTCACATCGTGCTCTCATCCTATCACGCCACCATTTTGCGCGTGGACGAGGACGGGCGGCGCAGCACCCTCCCGGTAGACCTGGGACGGATCACCGGGGGCAAGCAGGAAGACGTGGCGCTGAAGGCGAACGACATCGTGTACGTTCACGAAAGCCCGACCCGGCGGTTCCTGTTCGACATCAAGATGTTTCTCCCCGGCAGCGTCGGTTTGAACCCGGCGGCGCTGTGA
- a CDS encoding GumC family protein produces the protein MQNHPSNEIAVPASASVTAAAQTYYAMEEEQVVHLRDYWHILAKRRRWFIGVFWGVMLSTLLVILLMDPVYKVTTTLQIIQDNPSAILGGSSADPLGALTGSSELDRFYETQYNILQSRAIAYGLIDSLNLKEHPSYKEMEADNRNDPPEVVRQKYAEFLLDNLKIEPVKNSYLVNVSFKSTDQKLAQKLPEAIQGEYLKLSMTTRQQSYTLLRQWLEDELTRLGKKLEISERSVYADGRNHDFLSLEEGQFNVIVQKYVEVSKALTVAQSERAIKEAQSRQISEKGADAPLITNHPLVTQLRQQLIDLQGQVTGSGQIFGSNYPEHKGQSARMSELRERLGQEVRRIEASVRADYEAALRAENLLQKEFDLQKEKVIDLQNGLVQHHILKRDLQTNQTLYEGLLARMKEASIASTMVASNVSVVNTAETPYKPWVPKPLLFLGLAAVIGALLGTMTAFFVEYLDSSIKNTEELERNCRIPVLGVVPLADAGEVRAQGNHVDLIAHYKPMSMVGEAVFQIRSAIMLSVSGAPPQSIVVTSANPMEGKTFVAANIAVALTANDHRCVILDCDLRKPRLHKVFEQDNRIGLSSHLTGRADLEKIIRRTVVPNLHFIPAGPMPPNPNEFFMSSAFENLVRRLREEYNHIILDSPPVIGFADARSLSVHADGAVLVFRHHCTTGEAGRLAVQLMTQNHCHILGGILTMARKDLMGPGAYYGYYQNYHRYYGGYRSEGEDGSRKRSGRAG, from the coding sequence ATGCAAAACCATCCTTCGAACGAAATTGCTGTGCCGGCTTCGGCGTCGGTGACGGCGGCCGCGCAGACGTATTACGCAATGGAGGAGGAACAGGTCGTCCATCTCAGGGACTACTGGCACATCCTGGCCAAGCGGAGACGTTGGTTCATCGGGGTTTTCTGGGGGGTGATGCTTTCGACCCTGCTGGTGATCCTGCTGATGGATCCCGTCTACAAGGTGACCACCACGCTCCAGATCATCCAGGACAACCCTTCGGCCATCCTCGGCGGAAGCAGCGCGGACCCCCTGGGGGCGCTGACCGGATCGAGCGAGCTCGACCGCTTCTACGAGACCCAGTACAACATCCTGCAGTCCCGGGCCATCGCCTACGGGCTCATCGATTCGTTGAACCTGAAGGAGCACCCCTCCTACAAGGAGATGGAAGCCGACAACAGGAACGACCCGCCCGAAGTCGTCCGGCAGAAGTACGCCGAGTTCCTGCTGGACAACCTCAAGATCGAGCCGGTCAAGAATTCCTACCTGGTGAACGTCTCTTTCAAATCGACGGACCAGAAGCTCGCGCAAAAGCTGCCGGAGGCCATCCAGGGAGAGTACCTGAAACTGTCCATGACCACGCGGCAGCAGTCCTACACCCTGTTGCGGCAGTGGCTGGAGGACGAGCTGACGCGCCTGGGAAAGAAACTGGAGATTTCCGAGCGGAGCGTGTACGCGGACGGGCGGAATCACGACTTTTTGTCCCTGGAGGAAGGCCAGTTCAACGTGATCGTCCAGAAATACGTGGAGGTGAGCAAGGCGCTGACCGTGGCCCAGTCGGAGCGGGCGATCAAGGAGGCGCAGTCCCGGCAGATCAGCGAAAAGGGAGCCGACGCCCCCCTGATCACCAACCACCCCCTGGTCACGCAGCTCAGGCAGCAGTTGATCGATCTCCAGGGCCAGGTCACGGGAAGCGGGCAGATATTCGGTTCCAATTACCCGGAACACAAGGGGCAGAGCGCGCGGATGAGCGAGCTGCGCGAGCGGCTCGGACAGGAGGTGAGGCGCATCGAAGCGAGCGTCCGGGCGGACTACGAGGCGGCCCTGCGCGCGGAAAACCTGCTTCAGAAGGAATTCGACCTTCAGAAGGAGAAGGTCATCGATTTGCAGAACGGCCTGGTGCAACACCACATTCTCAAACGCGACCTGCAGACGAACCAGACCCTCTACGAGGGGCTTCTCGCCCGCATGAAGGAGGCGAGCATCGCGAGCACCATGGTGGCGAGCAACGTGTCGGTGGTCAACACGGCGGAGACGCCCTACAAGCCGTGGGTGCCCAAGCCCCTGCTCTTTCTCGGCCTGGCCGCGGTCATCGGCGCCCTGCTCGGCACCATGACGGCCTTTTTCGTCGAATACCTGGACAGCTCCATCAAGAACACCGAGGAACTGGAAAGGAATTGCCGGATTCCCGTGCTGGGAGTGGTGCCGCTGGCCGACGCCGGGGAGGTGCGGGCGCAGGGAAACCACGTGGACCTCATCGCGCATTACAAGCCCATGTCCATGGTGGGCGAGGCCGTTTTCCAGATCCGGTCGGCGATCATGCTGTCGGTTTCCGGGGCTCCGCCCCAGAGTATCGTGGTCACCAGCGCCAACCCGATGGAAGGCAAGACCTTCGTGGCGGCGAACATCGCCGTGGCCCTGACCGCGAACGACCACAGATGCGTGATCCTGGATTGCGATTTGAGGAAACCCAGGCTGCACAAGGTTTTCGAGCAGGACAACCGGATCGGCCTGAGCAGCCACCTCACCGGCCGTGCCGACCTGGAGAAGATCATCCGACGCACCGTGGTCCCGAACCTGCATTTCATCCCTGCCGGCCCGATGCCTCCCAACCCTAACGAGTTCTTCATGTCCAGCGCCTTCGAGAACCTGGTCCGGCGCCTCCGGGAGGAATACAACCATATCATTCTCGATTCGCCGCCGGTCATCGGGTTTGCGGATGCCCGTTCGCTTTCGGTCCATGCGGACGGGGCGGTGCTCGTATTCAGGCACCACTGCACCACGGGCGAGGCCGGGCGTCTTGCGGTGCAGCTGATGACGCAGAACCACTGCCATATTTTGGGCGGGATTCTGACCATGGCCAGGAAGGACCTCATGGGGCCCGGCGCCTACTACGGCTACTACCAAAACTACCACAGGTACTACGGGGGGTATCGTTCGGAGGGGGAAGACGGTTCCCGGAAAAGATCGGGGCGCGCGGGGTAG
- a CDS encoding SDR family NAD(P)-dependent oxidoreductase, whose amino-acid sequence MDEETIFREFFRNKTILVTGAAGTVGRELVSQLIGLEPGEIRLFDNNESELFFLNDEYRETGRVRCYLGDIRDAQKLLNLTKAVDLVFHTAAFKHVILSEYNPFDAVQTNINGVKNIVQAAMANNVGRVIFTSSDKAVNPTNVMGTSKLMGERIITAANIVNNNGPQVFSSVRFGNVLGSRGSVVPIFANQILRGEPVTITDVRMTRFVMTVREAARLVIEGAVLSCGGEVFVTKMPVMRIVDLARTMIEMLAPVAGIEPDAVPVKIIGAKPGEKLYEELMSQEEVARVKELPSMFAILPALRSFYHRIDYRYADMLPNQNITNPYISSSQIPMAVEEINVYMEDNGILDEYFGPNLSRTPDNGRGTTLRLDKAAQGHLHKEPTNGEDASDAGVLRMARAEHGR is encoded by the coding sequence ATGGACGAGGAAACAATCTTCAGGGAATTTTTTCGCAACAAAACGATCCTGGTCACCGGCGCGGCCGGCACGGTCGGCAGGGAGCTGGTTTCCCAGCTCATCGGATTGGAGCCCGGCGAGATTCGTCTCTTCGACAACAACGAATCGGAGCTGTTCTTTCTCAACGACGAATACCGCGAGACCGGCCGGGTGCGCTGCTACCTCGGGGACATTCGCGACGCGCAGAAGCTGCTGAACCTCACCAAGGCGGTGGACCTGGTTTTCCACACGGCTGCTTTCAAGCATGTGATCCTCTCGGAATACAATCCGTTCGACGCGGTGCAGACCAACATCAACGGGGTGAAGAACATCGTGCAGGCGGCCATGGCCAACAACGTCGGGCGCGTGATTTTCACGAGCTCGGACAAAGCGGTGAATCCCACCAACGTCATGGGGACATCCAAGCTCATGGGGGAGCGGATCATCACTGCGGCCAACATCGTGAACAACAACGGGCCGCAGGTGTTTTCCAGTGTTCGTTTCGGCAACGTGCTGGGGTCCAGGGGATCGGTGGTCCCGATTTTCGCGAATCAGATCCTACGCGGGGAGCCGGTGACGATCACCGACGTCCGGATGACCCGGTTCGTCATGACGGTCCGGGAAGCGGCGAGGCTGGTGATCGAGGGGGCGGTGCTGAGTTGCGGGGGCGAGGTCTTCGTGACCAAGATGCCGGTCATGCGCATCGTCGACCTTGCCCGGACGATGATCGAGATGCTCGCGCCCGTGGCCGGGATCGAGCCGGATGCGGTGCCGGTGAAAATCATCGGAGCCAAGCCGGGCGAGAAGCTCTACGAAGAGCTGATGAGCCAGGAGGAAGTGGCCCGCGTCAAGGAGCTCCCCAGCATGTTCGCAATCCTTCCCGCCCTGCGGTCGTTTTACCACAGGATCGACTATCGCTACGCCGACATGCTCCCCAACCAGAATATCACGAATCCCTACATTTCTTCTTCACAAATTCCCATGGCCGTCGAGGAGATCAATGTGTACATGGAGGATAACGGAATCCTCGATGAGTATTTCGGCCCGAACCTTTCCCGCACGCCGGACAACGGGAGAGGTACGACTCTCAGGTTGGACAAGGCCGCCCAAGGCCATCTTCACAAGGAACCCACCAACGGGGAGGACGCGTCCGATGCCGGGGTGCTGCGCATGGCTAGGGCCGAGCACGGCCGCTAA
- a CDS encoding lipopolysaccharide biosynthesis protein, which produces MGLLKNTITVVGMRIVLTLLIFLADIVASRYLGVALKGDYFFLASSVLLVGTLLTGGMHLGNVYYLRSIPLSQLSANTLIYVSGVALIVFCAGFPLASKIPVLARGNQALTVIFIFCLVLDCTCTIFMNFFIGLGELARYAMVRIVRRGMFLVLLLGAWLIWEPSLELTLFFYLATTVIALALTGYLLPLQSGVFRCQWQSLGRCLSYGLRSQALVSVDMGTQRINTIVLGFWATSMDNGLFSVALNFGQALWLLSGVLYVVVQAGVSHSAEKQLADLERLCRHSLFLMVIGGFALGLLADPLVRLVYGAEFEGSGALLRLMLPGFAGYSLYTLCSSFMIVNGRAGTALLGSLGGLLVNVTIGLALIPHMAATGAAMALSWGYLSGTMLLMFLICVIFKARPSSLLFLRRADLQHLASVLSGWRKCIGRVP; this is translated from the coding sequence GTGGGTCTGCTCAAGAATACCATAACCGTCGTAGGGATGCGGATTGTCCTGACACTGCTGATTTTTCTGGCGGACATCGTTGCCTCTCGCTATCTCGGCGTGGCGCTGAAGGGGGATTACTTCTTCCTCGCATCCAGTGTGCTCTTGGTGGGCACGTTGCTTACCGGCGGAATGCATCTCGGGAATGTTTACTATCTGCGGTCCATTCCCCTGAGTCAACTGTCCGCGAATACCCTGATTTACGTCTCCGGGGTGGCACTGATCGTCTTTTGTGCGGGCTTTCCCCTGGCCTCGAAGATTCCCGTCCTGGCACGAGGCAACCAGGCTCTGACCGTCATATTCATTTTCTGCCTGGTGCTGGATTGCACTTGTACCATTTTCATGAACTTTTTCATTGGCCTGGGCGAGCTTGCCCGATATGCCATGGTCCGCATCGTGCGCCGCGGCATGTTTCTGGTCCTGCTTCTGGGGGCATGGCTGATCTGGGAACCTTCGCTTGAACTGACGCTGTTCTTTTATCTGGCAACCACCGTCATAGCCCTCGCGCTGACGGGATACCTTCTTCCTCTGCAGTCCGGCGTCTTCCGCTGCCAGTGGCAATCCCTGGGTAGGTGCCTCTCCTATGGCCTCCGTAGCCAAGCATTGGTTTCAGTGGACATGGGTACCCAGCGTATCAACACAATCGTCTTGGGATTCTGGGCAACTTCCATGGATAACGGGCTGTTTTCGGTCGCCCTCAATTTCGGGCAGGCCCTGTGGCTGCTCTCCGGTGTTCTGTATGTTGTCGTCCAGGCAGGAGTCTCCCACTCAGCCGAAAAGCAACTGGCCGACCTCGAGAGACTCTGCCGCCACTCCCTCTTTCTCATGGTTATCGGCGGGTTCGCCCTGGGCCTTCTGGCAGACCCCTTGGTCCGGCTGGTATACGGCGCTGAATTCGAGGGCTCCGGTGCGCTCCTCCGGCTTATGCTGCCGGGATTCGCCGGCTATTCCCTCTATACCCTTTGCTCCAGTTTCATGATCGTCAACGGCCGGGCTGGGACGGCCTTACTGGGCAGCTTGGGAGGCCTCCTGGTAAACGTCACGATTGGGCTGGCCCTTATTCCCCACATGGCCGCCACTGGCGCCGCCATGGCATTGAGCTGGGGCTACCTGAGCGGGACTATGCTGCTGATGTTTCTCATATGCGTGATCTTCAAGGCCAGACCTTCCTCCCTTTTATTTTTGAGACGAGCAGACCTCCAGCACCTGGCATCCGTGCTCTCTGGCTGGAGGAAATGTATCGGGCGAGTGCCTTAA
- a CDS encoding ArnT family glycosyltransferase — MLYKLLDTPFIGGLVMSSCMLACLTIFFYRRRNMLSVLLLAFFFITAGFAILNYLLPIVGLTPDAVERYIPWATAIAAGWQKSILQSITSINLMETAKQIPAYTVPLAILFYLFDYSILCGYLLSTIFGILCIYELYHIAEDLFDERTAKLAAFLLVCSPLFCLLSTMLLRDTMTLLFILWFFRLWLLHDREPVIKYRLLMIFSLGYAGLLRPAIIFVILFSVVCAKTIFNPTQRRGILFRITALTSAIVVLAFIFSLINKVDVISQARIMQGVKYSDIEAINARQAASADAGSAYAPAINYGSFTDILQYLPLLIVDFMGGPFPWQVKKVSQGLAMLDSGALWLLYLFFLPEMVQFFRRNRKWGGIIFSYLVVGVSASAALQSNLAAAQRHRLIFTVIILPLAAHGIAKFLWGKHRAINRSAWGAAPGLSSFTGGSVPGVSRLYPDPPLADRVPAPVR, encoded by the coding sequence GTGTTATACAAGCTGCTCGACACACCATTTATCGGGGGCCTGGTCATGAGTTCTTGCATGCTGGCCTGCCTGACGATCTTTTTCTATCGACGGCGCAACATGCTGTCGGTTCTTCTGCTGGCTTTCTTCTTCATCACGGCTGGATTTGCTATCCTGAATTACCTGCTCCCAATCGTCGGGTTGACTCCGGATGCGGTGGAGCGGTACATTCCCTGGGCAACGGCAATAGCCGCCGGTTGGCAGAAGAGTATTTTGCAGAGCATTACTTCCATTAACCTGATGGAGACAGCCAAGCAAATTCCCGCTTACACCGTCCCGCTCGCCATCTTGTTCTACCTTTTTGACTACTCCATCCTTTGCGGCTACCTGCTCAGCACCATCTTCGGTATTCTGTGCATCTATGAGCTCTACCACATCGCCGAGGACTTGTTCGACGAGCGGACCGCCAAGCTAGCAGCGTTCCTGCTGGTTTGTTCACCGCTCTTCTGCCTCCTGTCAACCATGCTCCTCAGGGACACGATGACCCTTCTCTTCATCCTCTGGTTTTTCCGGCTCTGGCTTTTGCATGACCGGGAACCAGTCATCAAATACCGACTCCTGATGATCTTCAGCCTCGGCTACGCAGGGTTGCTGCGCCCCGCTATCATATTTGTCATTCTTTTTTCCGTGGTGTGTGCCAAGACCATTTTCAACCCGACGCAACGGAGAGGAATTCTTTTTCGAATCACTGCGCTGACCAGTGCGATTGTAGTCCTGGCCTTCATTTTCAGCCTGATCAACAAAGTTGATGTGATCTCCCAAGCCAGAATCATGCAAGGAGTGAAGTACTCGGACATTGAGGCAATAAACGCTCGGCAGGCGGCGAGTGCGGATGCCGGGTCAGCCTACGCCCCCGCAATCAACTACGGCAGTTTCACTGACATCCTGCAGTATCTCCCTCTGCTCATCGTCGATTTCATGGGCGGCCCATTTCCCTGGCAGGTGAAGAAGGTCAGTCAGGGTCTGGCCATGCTCGATTCGGGAGCACTGTGGCTCCTGTATCTCTTCTTCCTTCCGGAAATGGTGCAATTTTTCAGGCGGAACAGGAAATGGGGTGGGATCATTTTCAGCTATCTGGTCGTGGGTGTATCGGCGTCTGCGGCGCTGCAGAGTAACCTCGCGGCAGCCCAGCGTCACCGCCTGATTTTTACGGTGATCATTCTGCCGCTTGCCGCCCATGGTATCGCCAAATTCCTGTGGGGAAAGCATCGTGCCATCAATCGTTCCGCTTGGGGGGCCGCACCGGGCCTTTCGTCGTTCACGGGCGGCTCGGTGCCGGGCGTCAGTCGGCTCTATCCGGATCCCCCCCTTGCAGATCGTGTGCCGGCACCTGTACGTTAA
- a CDS encoding DUF4091 domain-containing protein: MEWAAGKKTVETLQVSGGRNEYLNLSFQIRGANAASFRGNFLAKGESAIEAQLYQVLTAPLSAHGLFQADALVPLSQGLKNTGNALEVWVTLRIPATCPRGIHACEINFSDDRGSYVQPIALRVWNFALPEDLPITIEGNPFFKPAWFARHGADSPEKFDILVRDYLRSMRSYKFNALGWILPFPAHQLRPPRKVEDFPAYDRMVHHVLEDLNYRFFRVPVLPGAGGREGPGRGFVEEAKTFYPLWLEYLQRHRWENRAVIKIIDEPEPAAYDAVRNAYALVKSLAPGIRTASAGREPDPKLAGAIDIWVSYAKYYNPAQIAEATRQGQEVWLYINKLHGIDQPLVNLRLIGWYLYEYRFPGILFWGLAKWPQDPWTANPGREDSLRRGTFYYPDPTTGKPVPTTRLEALRRGFQDCQYLLLVEEAIGQKRLAPSEFAGIRQKAGMLTRNIEALDPQVSMADLEALRNQMGDMLDRLGVQQGEGSKATTNVVVSTRLISATLPDGTGAMQGKTRELHN, translated from the coding sequence GTGGAATGGGCGGCAGGCAAGAAAACGGTCGAGACACTGCAGGTGTCAGGGGGCCGCAACGAATATCTGAACCTGTCCTTTCAGATCCGCGGCGCCAATGCAGCTTCCTTCAGAGGCAACTTCCTGGCAAAGGGGGAAAGTGCCATCGAAGCACAGTTATACCAAGTCCTCACAGCGCCGTTGTCCGCGCATGGATTGTTTCAGGCGGACGCCCTTGTCCCGCTCTCTCAGGGGCTGAAAAACACCGGGAATGCACTGGAGGTCTGGGTGACCCTTAGGATCCCGGCCACTTGCCCGCGAGGGATCCATGCCTGTGAAATCAATTTCAGTGACGACCGCGGAAGCTACGTACAGCCGATTGCACTGAGGGTCTGGAACTTTGCCTTGCCCGAGGACCTGCCGATCACTATTGAAGGCAACCCGTTTTTCAAACCGGCCTGGTTTGCGCGGCACGGCGCCGACTCTCCAGAGAAATTCGACATACTGGTCAGGGACTACCTGCGCAGCATGAGATCATACAAGTTCAACGCTCTGGGCTGGATTCTCCCATTCCCGGCCCACCAACTGAGGCCGCCCAGGAAAGTGGAAGATTTCCCCGCCTACGATCGCATGGTGCACCACGTGCTGGAGGATTTGAATTATCGATTCTTCCGGGTTCCCGTGCTTCCCGGGGCGGGAGGGCGCGAAGGTCCCGGCAGGGGCTTCGTGGAAGAGGCTAAGACTTTCTACCCCTTGTGGCTGGAATATTTGCAGCGGCATCGGTGGGAAAACCGGGCCGTTATCAAGATCATCGACGAGCCCGAACCCGCTGCATACGATGCCGTGCGCAATGCTTACGCACTGGTGAAGTCTCTCGCCCCCGGGATCCGAACCGCATCCGCCGGAAGAGAGCCGGACCCCAAGCTTGCCGGGGCTATAGACATCTGGGTGAGCTATGCGAAATACTACAATCCCGCTCAGATTGCCGAGGCCACCAGGCAGGGTCAGGAGGTGTGGCTGTATATTAACAAGTTGCACGGCATAGACCAGCCATTGGTAAACCTCCGGCTTATCGGCTGGTATCTCTACGAGTACCGCTTCCCCGGCATACTCTTCTGGGGGTTGGCCAAATGGCCCCAGGACCCCTGGACTGCAAACCCGGGAAGAGAGGACAGTCTGCGGCGGGGGACCTTTTATTACCCCGACCCCACGACCGGGAAACCCGTGCCGACAACGCGCCTGGAAGCCCTGCGCAGAGGTTTTCAAGACTGCCAATACTTGCTTTTGGTCGAAGAGGCTATCGGACAGAAACGCTTGGCCCCCAGTGAGTTTGCCGGTATCAGACAGAAAGCCGGAATGCTCACCCGAAACATCGAGGCACTGGATCCACAGGTGAGCATGGCAGATTTGGAAGCCCTGCGTAACCAGATGGGGGATATGCTGGACCGGCTGGGCGTTCAGCAGGGCGAGGGCAGCAAGGCGACGACCAACGTCGTGGTATCAACCCGACTTATCAGCGCAACGTTGCCGGACGGAACCGGCGCTATGCAAGGCAAGACGCGGGAGCTGCATAATTGA